One window of the Salvia miltiorrhiza cultivar Shanhuang (shh) chromosome 6, IMPLAD_Smil_shh, whole genome shotgun sequence genome contains the following:
- the LOC130987628 gene encoding nucleoid-associated protein At4g30620, chloroplastic-like, whose product MASTSALTSPLAKSMPLSGSIYRLNTSSSPVGICVLSQSTYQKLIVKQKPLQICCLFGGKKDDGEKSDDAPSKAGIMGGMQGLYETVKKAQMVVQVEAVKVQKELALAEFEGYCEGELIKVTLSGNQQPIRTEITEAAMELGAEKLSLLINEAYKDAHQKSVLAMKDRMSGLAQSLGMPPGLTEGFKQ is encoded by the exons ATGGCGTCAACCAGTGCGCTCACATCTCCACTTGCCAAGTCTATGCCGCTTTCTGGCTCCATAT ACAGATTAAACACCAGCTCAAGTCCAGTTGGCATTTGTGTTCTATCTCAGTCTACTTACCAGAAGTTGATAGTGAAACAGAAACCTCTTCAAATTTGCTGCCTATTTGGTGGTAAGAAAGATGATGGTGAAAAGAGCGATGATGCTCCTTCAAAG GCGGGAATCATGGGAGGAATGCAAGGGTTATATGAAACAGTGAAGAAGGCGCAGATGGTTGTACAGGTCGAAGCAGTCAAAGTGCAAAAAGAACTTGCATT AGCAGAGTTCGAGGGTTACTGTGAAGGAGAGCTCATAAAG GTTACTTTGTCTGGGAATCAACAACCTATTCGCACTGAGATTACTGAAGCTGCGATGGAGCTAGGAGCAGAA AAACTTTCACTGTTGATCAACGAGGCATACAAAGATGCACATCAGAAGAGTGTGCTT GCAATGAAGGACAGAATGAGCGGCCTAGCTCAGAGTTTAGGAATGCCTCCCGGCCTGACCGAGGGGTTCAAGCAATGA
- the LOC130987627 gene encoding serine carboxypeptidase 24-like — protein MEWGKILLIAVVIVCLSSSSARARSNAFAEEEIAALPGQPAVEFSQYSGYVTVDEEEGRALFYWLTEAARGGARAKPLLLWLNGGPGCSSVAYGASEEIGPFKINKNASSLYLNQYSWNKVANILFLESPAGVGFSYTNASSNLNDTGDERTAEDALVFLIRWMDRFPHYKSREFYISGESYAGHYVPQLASKIVDYNNKSSHPFINLKGFIVGNADTDSHYDYIGTVNYWWSHSLISDHTYDLILKSCNNSFKDTSQKCQDALRHSDQEIGNINQYNIYTETCNGSQGGSRHFLKRRRVAELSGYDPCTESYAEIYYNRPDVQKALHANTTGIPYKWTACSDPLFQNWKDSPASMLPVYTKLIAAGLRIWVFSGDTDAVVPVTATRLSLSHLNLKIKTPWYPWYAGGQVGGWTEVYDGLTFATVRGAGHEVPLFQPTRAFKLIESFLSGKDLPKSTV, from the exons atgGAGTGgggaaaaatattattaattgctGTGGTAATTGTGTgtttatcatcatcatcagcaAGAGCAAGAAGCAATGCATTTGCAGAGGAAGAGATAGCGGCGCTGCCGGGGCAGCCGGCGGTGGAATTCTCGCAATATTCCGGCTACGTCACCGTCGACGAGGAAGAGGGCCGCGCCCTCTTCTACTGGCTCACGGAGGCTGCACGTGGCGGCGCACGCGCAAAGCCACTTCTTCTTTGGCTCAATGGAG GACCTGGATGTTCATCAGTAGCATATGGAGCATCAGAAGAAATAGGGCCattcaaaatcaacaaaaatgcTTCATCTCTCTATCTCAATCAGTACTCATGGAACAAAG TGGCAAACATACTGTTTCTTGAGTCGCCTGCCGGAGTTGGTTTCTCCTACACGAACGCGTCGTCCAACCTCAACGACACTGGGGACGAGAGAACGG CTGAGGATGCTCTGGTTTTCCTCATAAGATGGATGGATAGGTTTCCACACTACAAGTCCAGAGAGTTTTACATCTCCGGAGAGAGCTACGCGGGCCATTACGTCCCACAGCTCGCGAGCAAGATAGTCGATTACAACAACAAATCTTCCCATCCCTTCATCAATCTCAAAGGATTCATT GTGGGAAATGCAGATACGGACAGCCACTACGATTACATTGGAACCGTGAACTACTGGTGGAGCCACTCGTTGATATCGGATCACACATACGACTTGATTTTGAAATCGTGCAATAACAGCTTCAAAGACACTTCTCAGAAGTGTCAGGATGCTCTGAGACACTCGGATCAAGAGATTGGGAACATAAATCAGTACAATATTTACACAGAGACGTGTAACGGATCACAAGGGGGAAGCAGGCATTTTCTGAAGCGCAGGAGAGTTGCAGAGCTCTCTGGATACGACCCGTGTACAGAGAGCTACGCTGAGATATACTATAATAGGCCGGATGTGCAGAAGGCGCTGCACGCAAATACTACCGGGATTCCATACAAGTGGACAGCGTGCAG CGATCCACTTTTTCAAAACTGGAAGGACTCGCCCGCTTCAATGCTGCCCGTCTACACAAAGCTGATTGCTGCAGGACTTAGAATATGGGTATTCAG TGGGGACACAGACGCAGTCGTTCCTGTGACAGCAACGAGGCTTTCTCTGAGCCATCTCAATCTCAAAATCAAAACTCCATGGTATCCTTGGTATGCTGGTGGCCAG GTGGGAGGATGGACCGAGGTATATGATGGGCTAACATTTGCAACTGTTAGAGGAGCTGGGCATGAGGTTCCTCTGTTTCAGCCTACGAGAGCTTTCAAACTTATAGAGTCGTTCTTGTCTGGGAAAGACTTGCCAAAATCGACAGTGTAG
- the LOC130987629 gene encoding protein PELPK1-like → MAIHYSSLFLFFVVAMAYATEARRLLELPALPKLEIPTLPMPELPKPEIPELPKLEIPEFPKPEIPELPKPEIPEFPKPEIPDVSKLPSLPKLEVPQLPKFPEESKSP, encoded by the coding sequence ATGGCAATCCATTATTCCTCTCTCTTCTTGTTTTTCGTCGTCGCGATGGCTTACGCGACTGAGGCCCGCCGCCTCCTCGAGTTGCCAGCTTTGCCTAAGCTTGAAATTCCAACTCTCCCTATGCCCGAATTGCCCAAGCCCGAGATTCCTGAGTTGCCTAAACTCGAGATTCCAGAATTCCCTAAGCCCGAGATTCCAGAATTGCCAAAACCGGAGATCCCAGAATTCCCTAAGCCTGAGATTCCAGATGTCTCAAAGTTGCCAAGTCTTCCGAAGCTTGAGGTCCCTCAACTTCCGAAGTTTCCAGAAGAGTCCAAATCACCTTGA
- the LOC130987626 gene encoding mannosyltransferase APTG1 — protein MKKRKNSETDDAPVEEDDDNKKSTSKNPDFKSFTPSLPKIFVFCLIARIINSLLVRTYFNPDEHWQALEIAHRIAFGYGHLTWEWGKGIRSYLHPVIFAALYKLLAFLHLDSPWFMIRSPRLLQSIFAAFGDLYVYKFSRVLFGGSVAEWALFAQLSNWFLFFCMPRTFSNSLETVLTIVSLYYWPCLRGSVATVPSASRKYALAIAAIACAIRPTSAITWIYVGCLELFSTPSKLKFLLLEVIPIGGIVLGLTFLLDYQFYGSWVIVPLNFLKFNFFSSGGDYYGTHPWHWYLTQGFTVMLFTYIPFTIAGIIKSKEWRLPGLVVWVLGIYSLLGHKEFRFVLPVLPVALMFSGYSLANLGRAERSKGGSHSHIKRTPKLELAVLFLLITNVPMALYMSMIHQRGSEDVMNYLAEEATENNVESILFLTPCHATPYYSTLHHNLPMRFLDCTPSDEKGILDESDQFLEDPLGFATKLAQTWNLPSHIVLFDSQEKPLKDFLASHHFKEIRRFFHSHFKVDRELQAYVVLYAFQGH, from the exons atgaagaaaaggaaaaacTCTGAAACCGATGATGCGCCcgttgaagaagatgatgacaACAAGAAATCCACCTCCAAAAACCCTGATTTCAAGAGTTTTACACCATCTCTCCCCAAAATATTTGTTTTCTGTTTGATTGCGCGCATTATCAATTCCTTGCTCGTGCGGACATACTTCAATCCGGATGAACACTGGCAAGCTCTCGAAATAGCCCATCGAATTGCATTTGG GTATGGGCATCTGACATGGGAATGGGGAAAAGGCATAAGGAGCTACTTGCATCCGGTTATCTTTGCTGCTCTGTATAAACTTCTTGCCTTTCTTCATCTTGATTCCCCTTGGTTCATG ATAAGGTCTCCTCGGCTGCTGCAGTCGATATTTGCTGCTTTTGGTGATCTCTACGTGTACAAATTCTCTCGAGTTCTGTTTGGTGGCAGTGTTGCTGAATGGGCT CTCTTTGCACAGCTAAGCAACTGGTTCTTGTTTTTCTGCATGCCTCGTACTTTTTCTAATAGTTTAGAAACCGTTCTCACGATTGTGAGTTTATATTACTGGCCCTGCTTGAGAGGATCTGTCGCTACAGTTCCATCTGCTTCGAGAAAGTATGCCCTCGCTATAGCGGCGATAGCATGTGCAATTCGACCGACAAGTGCTATCACTtggatttatgttggttgtctGGAGTTGTTTTCAACACCTAGTAAGCTAAAGTTTCTTCTTCTCGAGGTGATTCCCATCGG GGGGATTGTGCTTGGTCTTACATTCTTGTTGGATTATCAGTTCTACGGGTCGTGGGTGATCGTTCCTCTCAACTTTCTAAAGTTCAATTTCTTCTCATCTGGTGGAGACTATTATGGAACACATCCATGGCACTGGTATTTGACGCAAGGATTCACCGTTATGCTCTTTACTTACATACCGTTTACCATAGCGGGCATTATTAAGTCCAAAGAGTGGAGGCTTCCTGGATTGGTCGTATGGGTTCTGGGAATTTATAGCCTCCTTGGCCACAAAGAGTTCAG GTTTGTTCTTCCTGTGCTTCCAGTAGCATTGATGTTCTCGGGTTATTCACTAGCCAACCTAGGTCGAGCAGAGAGGTCGAAAGGAGGTTCACATTCCCATATTAAGCGCACGCCGAAGCTGGAACTGGCAGTCCTTTTCCTGCTCATAACTAACGTCCCAATGGCGTTATATATGAGCATGATTCATCAG AGAGGAAGCGAGGATGTCATGAACTATCTCGCGGAGGAAGCCACTGAGAATAACGTCGAAAGCATCCTTTTTCTAACACCTTGCCATGCTACACCATACTACTCCACTCTGCATCACAACCTTCCTATGCGTTTCTTGGACTGTACGCCAAG TGACGAGAAAGGAATCTTGGATGAGTCCGACCAATTCTTAGAGGACCCTCTCGGTTTTGCAACCAAGTTGGCTCAAACCTGGAACCTACCCAGCCACATTGTTCTATTTGATTCACAAGAGAAGCCATTGAAGGATTTTCTAGCCTCACATCATTTCAAGGAG ATTAGAAGATTCTTCCACTCTCATTTTAAGGTGGATAGAGAATTGCAAGCATATGTGGTTTTGTATGCTTTTCAAGGCCATTGA
- the LOC130987632 gene encoding uncharacterized protein LOC130987632, with translation MEATGKAKSTVIDSIMPPRLEDAGLEDCALPPESIREAFLKAASAVRSIVSTSGDEGGCVEDPWEESSDALVGIADGLDAPSEGCVVEKGGGSTEAAGDRVAVGGDAEAKGDVVVAPGVPGGGEEACVDGLQGLEIGEKGRGILGKKDDVADEEEEKVAGGDELILAQASA, from the coding sequence ATGGAGGCGACGGGGAAAGCGAAATCCACGGTCATCGACAGCATCATGCCGCCGCGGCTGGAAGACGCCGGCCTCGAGGACTGCGCGCTGCCGCCGGAATCCATTAGAGAGGCGTTTCTCAAGGCAGCCTCAGCCGTCAGATCTATCGTTTCGACCTCCGGCGACGAAGGCGGATGCGTGGAAGATCCATGGGAAGAGTCCTCCGACGCCCTCGTCGGGATAGCCGACGGCCTCGACGCGCCCTCCGAGGGGTGCGTCGTGGAGAAAGGCGGCGGATCGACGGAGGCGGCGGGAGATAGAGTGGCGGTCGGCGGCGATGCGGAGGCGAAGGGGGATGTGGTGGTGGCGCCCGGTGTGCCGGGTGGAGGGGAGGAGGCCTGCGTTGATGGATTGCAAGGGCTGGAAATTGGGGAGAAGGGCAGGGGTATTTTGGGGAAGAAAGATGACGTGGCagatgaggaggaggagaaggTTGCTGGTGGAGATGAACTAATCTTAGCTCAAGCCTCTGCTTGA
- the LOC130987631 gene encoding probable alpha,alpha-trehalose-phosphate synthase [UDP-forming] 11: protein MLSRSCFNLLNLDDFSSDRTRIPRVISVPGIISDFEDASNAEIAESDGVSSATLERRIVVANQLPLKAHRDSSQKWRFDWDGDALVLQLRDGFPPETDVVFVGCLGVEVDPVEQDEVAQFLLEKFKCVPTFLNSDLINKFYHGFCKHYLWPLFHYMLPMTLNHGVRFDKDTWQAYVSANKVFADRIMEVINPDEDYVWIHDYHLMILPTFLRKRYHRVKLGFFLHSPFPSSEIYRTLPVREEILRALLNCDLIGFHTFDYARHFLSCCSRMLGLDYQSKRGYIGLDYYGRTVTIKILPVGIHMGQIRSIMALPDTAEKVRELRREYEGRTVLLGVDDLDMFKGIGLKFMAFGLLLEENPDYRGNVVLVQIVNSPRSRGSDIQEVRDEISRVASEINGRYGGKGYDPIVCVNGPVSFQDKVAYYAISECVVVNAVRDGMNLVPYKYTVARQGCPDLDKALGLQDCTKPKRSVIIVSEFIGCSPSLSGAIRVNPWDVNSVADAMVLGVVMKDGEKELRHEKHYKYVASHDVAYWARSFDQDLERACSEHYRKRCWGIGFGLNSRVVALGPNFRKLSLEHIVSAYNNTNSSRLILLDYDGTMMPPDRVDKSPSPEVISVLNSLCNDPKNIVFIVSGRGRDSLGKWFSQCENLGLSAEHGYFTRWKRNSPWESCEIAADLSWKNIALPVMEHYTEATDGSSIEQKESALVWHHQEADPDFGLWQAKELLDHLESVLANDPVLVKSGQQIVEVKPQGVSKGMAVKNLMESMRNRGKAAEFVLCIGDDRSDEDMFEAIAASVASRSLPDAGEVFACTVGQKPSMAKYYLDDTFQVIKMLQGLSAASSSSSSSSKSSLVNSTVV from the exons ATGCTGTCGAGATCCTGCTTCAATCTGTTGAATCTCGACGATTTCTCCAGTGATCGCACCCGAATCCCCCGAGTGATCTCGGTGCCCGGAATCATCTCCGATTTCGAGGATGCGAGCAATGCCGAGATCGCGGAATCCGACGGCGTTTCGTCCGCCACTCTAGAGAGGCGGATAGTGGTGGCCAACCAGCTCCCCTTGAAGGCCCACAGAGATTCATCACAGAAATGGCGTTTCGATTGGGACGGCGACGCTCTGGTTTTGCAGCTGAGAGACGGATTCCCCCCCGAAACCGACGTCGTTTTCGTGGGGTGTTTGGGGGTGGAGGTGGATCCGGTGGAGCAGGATGAGGTGGCCCAGTTCTTGCTAGAAAAGTTCAAATGCGTGCCCACTTTCTTGAACTCGGATTTGATCAACAAATTCTACCACGGCTTCTGCAAGCACTATCTCTGGCCCTTGTTTCATTACATGCTGCCTATGACGCTCAATCATGGGGTGAGGTTTGATAAGGACACGTGGCAGGCTTATGTCTCTGCCAACAAGGTCTTTGCTGATAGAATCATGGAGGTGATCAACCCGGATGAGGATTATGTGTGGATACATGATTACCATCTCATGATTCTGCCTACTTTCTTGAGGAAGAGGTATCACAGGGTGAAGCTTGGGTTTTTCTTGCATAGTCCGTTTCCTTCTTCTGAGATATATAGGACATTGCCTGTGAGGGAGGAGATTTTGAGGGCCCTTTTGAATTGTGATCTTATTGGGTTTCATACATTTGATTATGCTAGGCATTTCTTGTCTTGTTGTAGTAGGATGTTGGGGTTGGATTATCAGTCCAAGAGGGGTTACATTGGGTTGGATTACTATGGTAGAACTGTGACTATCAAGATCCTGCCTGTTGGGATTCATATGGGGCAGATTAGGTCGATAATGGCGTTGCCGGATACGGCTGAGAAGGTGAGGGAGTTGAGGAGGGAATACGAGGGGAGGACGGTGTTGTTAGGCGTGGACGATTTGGACATGTTTAAGGGTATTGGTTTGAAGTTTATGGCGTTTGGTTTGCTGTTGGAGGAGAATCCTGATTATAGAGGGAATGTGGTGTTGGTGCAGATTGTGAACTCGCCTAGGAGCCGTGGCAGCGACATTCAAGAAGTTAGGGATGAGATTAGTAGGGTTGCAAGTGAGATCAATGGGAGGTATGGTGGGAAAGGGTATGATCCAATTGTTTGTGTGAATGGCCCCGTCTCTTTTCAAGACAAGGTGGCGTACTACGCGATATCTGAGTGCGTTGTGGTGAATGCCGTGAGGGATGGGATGAATTTGGTGCCTTACAAGTACACTGTGGCCAGGCAGGGCTGCCCTGACCTGGACAAGGCATTAGGGCTGCAAGATTGCACCAAACCTAAGAGGAGTGTGATCATTGTGTCTGAATTCATCGGGTGCTCGCCTTCTCTCAGTGGGGCCATCCGTGTCAACCCTTGGGATGTCAACAGCGTGGCTGATGCGATGGTGTTGGGGGTGGTGATGAAGGATGGTGAGAAGGAGCTTCGCCACGAGAAGCATTATAAGTATGTTGCATCCCATGATGTTGCCTATTGGGCTAGGAGCTTTGATCAGGATCTCGAGAGGGCTTGTTCCGAGCATTACAGGAAGAGGTGTTGGGGCATCGGGTTTGGGCTGAACTCCAGAGTTGTGGCATTGGGGCCTAATTTCAGGAAGCTGTCGTTGGAGCACATTGTGTCGGCTTACAACAACACGAACAGCAGCAGGCTCATCCTGCTGGACTATGATGGGACGATGATGCCACCGGATAGAGTGGACAAATCACCAAGCCCTGAGGTTATATCAGTCCTGAACAGTTTGTGTAATGATCCTAAAAACATTGTGTTCATTGTTAGTGGGAGAGGGAGAGATTCTTTAGGGAAGTGGTTTTCACAATGTGAGAATCTTGGGCTGTCTGCTGAGCATGGTTACTTCACTAG GTGGAAGAGGAATTCCCCGTGGGAATCCTGCGAAATTGCAGCTGATTTGAGCTGGAAAAACATAGCCCTCCCCGTGATGGAGCACTACACAGAGGCCACAGATGGCTCCTCCATCGAGCAGAAGGAGAGCGCGTTGGTTTGGCATCATCAAGAAGCCGATCCTGACTTTGGATTGTGGCAAGCGAAGGAGCTCCTCGATCACCTCGAGAGCGTGCTTGCTAATGACCCCGTCTTGGTAAAAAGTGGCCAGCAAATTGTAGAGGTCAAGCCACAG GGTGTGAGCAAAGGCATGGCGGTGAAGAATCTGATGGAGAGCATGAGAAACAGAGGGAAGGCAGCAGAGTTTGTGCTGTGCATAGGCGATGACAGGTCGGACGAGGACATGTTTGAGGCGATCGCGGCCTCAGTCGCCAGCCGGTCCCTGCCCGATGCAGGCGAGGTCTTCGCCTGCACGGTCGGGCAGAAACCCAGCATGGCCAAGTACTATCTAGACGACACGTTCCAAGTCATCAAGATGCTGCAGGGCCTCTCGgccgcctcctcctcctcgtcctcgtcctCAAAATCGAGCCTCGTGAACTCGACCGTCGTCTAG